In one Halosolutus amylolyticus genomic region, the following are encoded:
- a CDS encoding DUF7126 family protein, with protein MSMDAIVAGPDEDGIADALETEGVEVTRVTGVVSRPALEEAGICDVALYVLTDVGQATTIPIAHDLNDDLRTVTYARETIPEFVKGQLDLAIDPQLMDATVVAEELTG; from the coding sequence ATGAGCATGGACGCGATCGTCGCCGGTCCGGACGAGGACGGCATCGCGGACGCACTCGAGACCGAAGGCGTCGAGGTGACCCGCGTCACCGGCGTCGTCTCGCGGCCCGCACTCGAGGAGGCGGGGATCTGCGATGTCGCCCTGTACGTCCTGACCGACGTCGGGCAGGCGACGACCATCCCGATCGCACACGACCTGAACGACGACCTGCGAACGGTCACGTACGCGCGGGAGACGATCCCCGAGTTCGTCAAGGGGCAACTCGATCTCGCGATCGACCCGCAGTTGATGGACGCCACCGTCGTCGCCGAAGAACTGACTGGCTGA
- a CDS encoding 5-formyltetrahydrofolate cyclo-ligase: MAGDDDRADGDRTDDRGDDDHAAGAVEKEPIRQRIWDELEERGVARFPFPPHGRIPNFAGADRAADRLADQPEWEAAETIKANPDAPQLPVRRRALRDGKTVYMAVPRLADERCFLKLDPDALDDYDAATTVSGSSTHGEQVGPEAVEPIDLVVSGSVAVTTDGGRIGKGEGYSDLEYAVLRDLGLVDDGTPVATTVHERQVIDDPVAIGDHDVAMTLVVTTERTLRPPVERQPTGVDWTLLDGERREEIPVLQRLHDRSDG; encoded by the coding sequence ATGGCCGGCGACGACGACCGCGCCGACGGCGATCGGACTGACGACCGCGGTGACGACGATCACGCGGCCGGGGCCGTCGAGAAGGAGCCGATCCGACAGCGCATCTGGGACGAACTGGAAGAGCGCGGCGTCGCCCGGTTCCCCTTCCCACCGCACGGCCGCATTCCGAACTTCGCGGGTGCGGACCGGGCCGCCGATCGGCTGGCAGACCAGCCAGAGTGGGAGGCGGCCGAGACGATCAAGGCGAACCCCGATGCCCCGCAACTCCCCGTCCGCCGGCGGGCCCTGCGGGACGGCAAGACGGTCTACATGGCCGTCCCCAGACTCGCGGACGAGCGGTGTTTCCTGAAACTCGATCCCGACGCGCTCGACGACTACGACGCGGCGACGACGGTCTCGGGATCGTCGACGCACGGCGAACAGGTCGGCCCCGAGGCCGTCGAACCGATCGATCTCGTCGTCTCCGGAAGCGTCGCAGTGACGACGGACGGCGGCCGGATCGGCAAAGGCGAGGGCTACAGCGACCTCGAGTACGCCGTTCTCCGGGATCTCGGGCTGGTCGACGACGGGACACCGGTCGCGACGACGGTCCACGAGCGACAGGTGATCGACGACCCGGTCGCGATCGGTGACCACGACGTCGCGATGACGCTGGTCGTCACGACCGAGCGGACGCTTCGGCCACCCGTCGAGCGCCAGCCGACGGGCGTCGACTGGACGTTGCTCGACGGGGAGCGACGCGAGGAGATTCCGGTGTTACAGCGGCTTCACGATCGATCGGACGGATAG